Proteins encoded within one genomic window of Neorhizobium galegae bv. orientalis str. HAMBI 540:
- a CDS encoding helix-turn-helix domain-containing protein, with protein MEHHRLDPAARRPNDRVEEAELDHRRACLDRFMRVATARLDHLFGLVGASGCGVLLTDCDGVILDQRCKDSDLTVFREWGLWPGADWSEASEGTNGIGTCLTEKRSVTIHRDEHFFARNTGMSCMDAPVFGADGGIIAALDVSSARVDQTEGFNRLISAMVAQTARSIEADYFRATFPNSRIVVAHTDDSEMSVLLAVDADDLVVGATRGARRVFRLEPTGLLKPRPASDLFGEGEECLGFDAAERAAVMRALARAEGNVSEAARRLGIGRATLYRRMRRLHIGE; from the coding sequence ATGGAACATCACCGGCTGGATCCGGCGGCGCGCCGACCGAACGATCGGGTCGAGGAGGCGGAACTCGACCACCGACGAGCTTGCCTGGATCGCTTCATGAGGGTTGCAACAGCAAGGCTTGATCATCTCTTTGGCCTGGTGGGTGCATCAGGGTGCGGTGTTCTTCTGACCGATTGCGATGGTGTGATCCTGGATCAGCGCTGCAAGGATTCCGATCTGACGGTCTTCCGGGAATGGGGCCTGTGGCCCGGCGCGGACTGGAGCGAGGCCAGCGAAGGCACCAACGGAATAGGCACCTGCCTGACCGAGAAAAGAAGCGTCACTATCCACCGCGACGAACACTTCTTCGCCCGCAATACTGGGATGAGTTGCATGGATGCTCCGGTCTTCGGTGCCGATGGCGGCATCATCGCCGCGCTCGATGTGTCTTCTGCCCGGGTCGACCAGACGGAAGGATTCAATCGGCTCATCTCGGCGATGGTGGCGCAGACCGCGCGGTCCATCGAGGCCGATTACTTCCGCGCTACATTTCCGAATTCTCGCATCGTGGTGGCACATACGGACGACAGCGAGATGTCGGTGCTTTTGGCTGTGGATGCCGACGATCTTGTCGTCGGGGCAACACGGGGTGCACGTCGGGTATTCAGATTGGAGCCCACGGGCTTGCTTAAACCCCGCCCTGCGTCGGACCTCTTCGGCGAGGGAGAGGAGTGCTTGGGGTTCGACGCTGCGGAACGAGCCGCCGTGATGCGTGCCCTTGCTCGTGCCGAGGGCAACGT